The genomic interval AACCGGCGCCGGATCATGGTCGGCTACAGCCTCTTCGGGACCGTCCTGTACGGCTCGGTGGCCGTAGCCGGCTGGCTCGATGTACTGACGCTGCCGCACCTGATCGCAGTCAGCCTGCTCAGCGGCGCGGGCTACGTGCTGTTCATCCCGGCCGAGGCCGGTGCGCTGCGGCAGATCGTCGACCCCGACGACATCTCGACCGCCCTCGCCGCCAGCCACGGCCGGCAGAACCTGGCCGCCCTGATCGGGGCCCCGCTCGGCGGTCTGCTCTACTCGATCGGCCGCGTCATCCCGGTCGCCATCGACGCGGTGTCGTACCTCGTGATGACGGTCATGCTGACGACGATCCGGCACCCGCTGCCCGCCGCGAAGCCCGACGGCGACAAGCACGAGCCGATGCTCAAGGCGATCCGCTCCGGGCTGACCTGGATGTTCCGGCAGCCCGCGCTGCGGACGATCGCCATCGTCGCGACCATCCTCAACTTCGCCGCGAACGGCACGTTCATCGTCCTGATCCTGAGCATGCAGCAACGCGGCGTACCGACGCCTGTGATCGGGTTGCTGGAGACCGGCCTGGGGGTGGGCGGCCTGCTGGGTGCGATCGCGGCACCCAAGCTGCTCGCGAAGTTCAGCACCGGCCGGATCACGATCGCCTCCGGCTGGATCACCAGCGTCACCTTCGGCGCGACCGCGTTCACCACCCACGCGGCGGTGCTGATCGTGCTGCCGGCGCTCGCGATCTTCCTGCTCCCCGCGCTGAACTCCGGCCTGTTCGGCTACCAGATGCTGATCACCCCGGACAACCTGCAAGGACGCGCGCAGAGCGCGGTCATGTTCCTGGCGAGCAGCACGAACCCGCTCGCGCCGTTGCTCGGCGGCCTGCTGCTCGAAGGGCTCGGCTCGCGCTCGGCACTGCTGGTCTTCGGCGGATTGCTCGTCCTCAGCGCCGCACTGCTGACCCTCAGTCGCCCCATCCGCACCATCCCGCTGCTCTCAGCCGTCTCCCCCACCCCCACCCCCACCCCTTCCTGACCCCCACCCCCACCCCACCCCACCCCCTGAGATGGGTTCACCCATCGTGTGGTGGGTTCCCCCACCGGCACAGGGCGTGCGAACCCACCACACGGTGGGTGAACCCATCTCGCGGCGGAATGAGGGAGCCAGGGGTGGGGACCGTGGTGGGGTGGTTGGGGGGCTCCCGTTCTGGGCGGGTGTGTGCTCAGATGGGGGACATGAAGAAGCTCATCAACGACCCAGGTGATGTTGTGAGTGAGGCGCTGCGGGGGATGGCGGCAGCGCATCCGGACCGGTTGCGGGTGGATCTGGAGAACCGGATCGTCTACCGCAAGGACGCGCCGAGGCCGGGCA from Kribbella sp. NBC_00709 carries:
- a CDS encoding MFS transporter, which encodes MSARGLWHNGDYLKLLTGQTISSIGSSMSSFVFVLIGLAITGSPVQAGLIGTAGALGQTLMSLPGGALADRWNRRRIMVGYSLFGTVLYGSVAVAGWLDVLTLPHLIAVSLLSGAGYVLFIPAEAGALRQIVDPDDISTALAASHGRQNLAALIGAPLGGLLYSIGRVIPVAIDAVSYLVMTVMLTTIRHPLPAAKPDGDKHEPMLKAIRSGLTWMFRQPALRTIAIVATILNFAANGTFIVLILSMQQRGVPTPVIGLLETGLGVGGLLGAIAAPKLLAKFSTGRITIASGWITSVTFGATAFTTHAAVLIVLPALAIFLLPALNSGLFGYQMLITPDNLQGRAQSAVMFLASSTNPLAPLLGGLLLEGLGSRSALLVFGGLLVLSAALLTLSRPIRTIPLLSAVSPTPTPTPS